One window from the genome of Hoplias malabaricus isolate fHopMal1 chromosome 18, fHopMal1.hap1, whole genome shotgun sequence encodes:
- the znrd2 gene encoding protein ZNRD2 isoform X1 has translation MALNADEEDFEWEPPSEAEMKVIQARRERQDKISKLMGDYLLKGFKMLGECCEICGTILLQDKQKKNYCVACQELDSDVDKDNPALNAQAALSQVRERQLATLPLPQTNGVPPTDPPLSIARPEHCEGAASGLRAPPLPQPSGPTLPAGPAFIPPAAPAPPAALPPCAPLSPALAQAEEAVMHKLRWATQQLQQAVSVETSVQLCSLIRSCADSLRSIKELRLS, from the exons ATGGCTCTGAACGCAG ACGAGGAGGATTTTGAGTGGGAGCCCCCCTCAGAGGCGGAGATGAAGGTGATCCAGGCGCGCAGGGAGCGGCAGGATAAGATCAGTAAACTGATGGGAGATTACCTGCTGAAAGGGTTTAAAATGCTCGGGGAGTGCTGCGAAATTTGTGGG ACGATCCTGCTGCAGGACAAACAGAAGAAGAATTACTGCGTCGCGTGTCAAGAGCTGGACTCAGACGTGGACAAAGACAACCCAG CTCTGAACGCGCAGGCCGCTCTGTCTCAGGTTCGAGAGCGTCAGCTGGCCACCTTGCCCCTCCCCCAGACCAACGGAGTCCCGCCCACCGACCCGCCCCTCTCCATCGCAAGGCCTGAACACTGCGAGGGCGCGGCCTCGGGACTCAGAGCTCCGCCCCTTCCGCAGCCGTCAGGCCCCACCCTTCCAGCAGGCCCTGCCTTCATCCCGCCCGCCGCCCCCGCCCCCCCGGCAGCCCTGCCCCCCTGCGCCCCGCTGAGTCCTGCCCTCGCGCAGGCGGAGGAGGCTGTGATGCACAAACTGCGCTGGGCCACGCAGCAGCTGCAGCAGGCCGTTTCTGTGGAAACCAGCGTCCAGCTGTGCAGTCTCATCCGCAGCTGCGCAGACTCTCTCCGCAGCATCAAAGAACTGCGTCTGTCCTGA
- the znrd2 gene encoding protein ZNRD2 isoform X2 — MKVIQARRERQDKISKLMGDYLLKGFKMLGECCEICGTILLQDKQKKNYCVACQELDSDVDKDNPALNAQAALSQVRERQLATLPLPQTNGVPPTDPPLSIARPEHCEGAASGLRAPPLPQPSGPTLPAGPAFIPPAAPAPPAALPPCAPLSPALAQAEEAVMHKLRWATQQLQQAVSVETSVQLCSLIRSCADSLRSIKELRLS, encoded by the exons ATGAAGGTGATCCAGGCGCGCAGGGAGCGGCAGGATAAGATCAGTAAACTGATGGGAGATTACCTGCTGAAAGGGTTTAAAATGCTCGGGGAGTGCTGCGAAATTTGTGGG ACGATCCTGCTGCAGGACAAACAGAAGAAGAATTACTGCGTCGCGTGTCAAGAGCTGGACTCAGACGTGGACAAAGACAACCCAG CTCTGAACGCGCAGGCCGCTCTGTCTCAGGTTCGAGAGCGTCAGCTGGCCACCTTGCCCCTCCCCCAGACCAACGGAGTCCCGCCCACCGACCCGCCCCTCTCCATCGCAAGGCCTGAACACTGCGAGGGCGCGGCCTCGGGACTCAGAGCTCCGCCCCTTCCGCAGCCGTCAGGCCCCACCCTTCCAGCAGGCCCTGCCTTCATCCCGCCCGCCGCCCCCGCCCCCCCGGCAGCCCTGCCCCCCTGCGCCCCGCTGAGTCCTGCCCTCGCGCAGGCGGAGGAGGCTGTGATGCACAAACTGCGCTGGGCCACGCAGCAGCTGCAGCAGGCCGTTTCTGTGGAAACCAGCGTCCAGCTGTGCAGTCTCATCCGCAGCTGCGCAGACTCTCTCCGCAGCATCAAAGAACTGCGTCTGTCCTGA